In Rhizobium sp. 11515TR, the DNA window GCTCCGCGTTCGGCTCAGATCGCCGTTGCCTCGGCTCTGCCTATCCTTGCCGACTGGCGGGCCGGCAACCGGCTGGAAATCGCCCGTCGTGCCGATGCCTTGAGACTGGCGTCTTCCGAGCTGGCTGGCTGGGAGATTGCAGCGATCGGCGCCTATTTCGCCTTTGTTCGCCATCCTTTCGAGGGCCGATCGTCGTCCGAGGTTGCAGAAGAACTTGCTAGGGAACGCGGCGTGGTCTGCATTCCCGGGGCATATTTCGGCGAGGGGCAGGAGCGCTACCTTAGATTTGCCTTTGCCAATGTCGATGTTGCCTCGATCAGGTTATTGCCGGATCGTCTACGCTAGATAACGCTCATCAACCGCCGCCGGAAGGTCATGATAACCGCCTCGCCAATAGAGTAGCGGTCCAATGTCCTGCCGGATTTCCATCGCACAGATATGCCCGATCAGAATGGCATGGGAATGATGATGGAATGCGGTTTCGAGCTTGCAGTCGAGGACCGTCAGGGCGTTTTCAAGTGCGGCGGCACCTGTCTTGAGCCGATACCATCCGGCACCCTCGTAGCGGTCGGCGCCCTTGCGTCCGTCGATCCCGGCAAAGGATTGCGCGACGTGCTGCTGGTCGGCCGCAAGCACATTGACGCAGAAACAGCCATACCGCTGCAGCGCCGGCCAGGAGGAAGAGGTTCTGTTGATGCTGACGATGACGGAAGGCCGATCCGCCGAAAATGAGGAAACCGATGTTGCGGTGAAGCCGGTGCGGTCTTGACCATCTCCAACCGTTATCACGCTGACCGCGCCCGCCAGGTGCCGCATCGATAGTCTGAATTCCTCATCGCTGATCAGAGCCTCGTCACCCATCGGACCGGCCCTCAGCTCTTGGCAAAGCGGTTTGCCGGCATTGAAATGCCGAGGTTTTCGCGCAATGTCTTGCCTTCATATTCCTCGCGGAACAGGCCGCGGCGGCGAAGCTCCGGCAGGACGAGCCGCACAAAGTCGTCGAGGCTGGACGGCAAGGTCGGAAACATCAGGATAAAGCCGTCGGCGGCACGCGTCTCGAACCACTCTTCCATGTAGTCGGCGATCTGGGACGGCGTGCCCGTTATACCATTTCCGGTGTGCTTCTCGGCATAGTGCCGAATCAGTTCGCCGACCGTGTGGCCGCTCTTGACGAAATCGACCAGTTCGTCGAACAGGGCACGCGACCCTTTCGGGGCGGCCGGCAGCCGCTCCATCGGGAAGGGTTCATCGAGAGCCACGCCACGCAGGTCCGCCTCCAGGAATTCGGAGAGCATCAACCGCCCGACATCGGGATGCATCTTGTCGATCAGATAGTCTACCTTGGCCTTTGCCTCGGCCTCGGTTTCACCGACATTGATGACGATGCCCGGCATGATTTTTAGATCGTCTCTCTCGCGGCCATAGGCCGCCATCCGGCTTTTGACATTGTCGTAGAAGGACCGGTTCCGCTCGATATTCGATGCGAGGCTGAAGACGATCTCGGCCGTGCGTGCCGCCATATCCATTCCGGGTTCGGAACCGCCCGCCTGGGCGATGATAGGACGGCCTTGCGGCGTGCGCGCGATATTGAGGGGGCCGCGAACCTGAAAGTGCTTGCCCTTGTGGTTGAGCGTGTGGTGCTTGTCCTTGTCATAGTAGACGCCGGATTCGCGGTCGAGAAGGAGTGCGCCTTCCTCAAAGCTGTCCCAAAGGCCGAAGACGACATCGACGAACTCGTTGCCACGCTCGTAGCGCACCGCGTGCGGATCCAGCCCCTCGCGATTAAAGTTGTAGCCGGTTTCGTCATGGTCTGACGTAACGACGTTCCAACAGGCGCGGCCCTTGCTCAGATGGTCGATCGAGGCAAACAGACGGGCCACATTGTAGGGTTCATAGTAGCTCGTCGAGACTGTTGCCACGAGACCGAGATCATTGGTCGTAACAGCCAGTGCCGAGAGTAGTGAGAGGGGCTCGAAGCGGTTCATCTTGGTTGGAATGCGGGCAAGCGCATTCGGATCGCCGACGGCCGCAGCCGGAGAATCCGCCATGAACATGAAATCGAATTTGGCCGCCTCGGATCGTTTGGCGACATCCAGCAGATGCGCGAAGTCGTTAGCGCCGTTGACATCGCTTGCCGGATGCAGCCAGGAGGCCGGATGGAAGCCGAACGTATAGACGAAAGTTCCAAGCTTCATCTTGTCGGTCCGCGCCATCGTATTCTTCCTTTATGTCGGCCACGCCCTCCTTTTGGAGGCGAATGCGTAAATTATCGCCAAGAGCAAAATTTCATCAATATCGTGCAGCTGAGTTCCGTTTTAGTTTTTCTAAAATGTTGATCCGGGCGCCGATATCAGGCCCTGCTGGCGGGAAATGGCGACGAGCCAATCGCGGAATTGGCGTCCATGCGGTTTTTCCAG includes these proteins:
- a CDS encoding LLM class flavin-dependent oxidoreductase: MARTDKMKLGTFVYTFGFHPASWLHPASDVNGANDFAHLLDVAKRSEAAKFDFMFMADSPAAAVGDPNALARIPTKMNRFEPLSLLSALAVTTNDLGLVATVSTSYYEPYNVARLFASIDHLSKGRACWNVVTSDHDETGYNFNREGLDPHAVRYERGNEFVDVVFGLWDSFEEGALLLDRESGVYYDKDKHHTLNHKGKHFQVRGPLNIARTPQGRPIIAQAGGSEPGMDMAARTAEIVFSLASNIERNRSFYDNVKSRMAAYGRERDDLKIMPGIVINVGETEAEAKAKVDYLIDKMHPDVGRLMLSEFLEADLRGVALDEPFPMERLPAAPKGSRALFDELVDFVKSGHTVGELIRHYAEKHTGNGITGTPSQIADYMEEWFETRAADGFILMFPTLPSSLDDFVRLVLPELRRRGLFREEYEGKTLRENLGISMPANRFAKS
- a CDS encoding flavin reductase family protein codes for the protein MGDEALISDEEFRLSMRHLAGAVSVITVGDGQDRTGFTATSVSSFSADRPSVIVSINRTSSSWPALQRYGCFCVNVLAADQQHVAQSFAGIDGRKGADRYEGAGWYRLKTGAAALENALTVLDCKLETAFHHHSHAILIGHICAMEIRQDIGPLLYWRGGYHDLPAAVDERYLA